In a single window of the Caulobacter soli genome:
- the tilS gene encoding tRNA lysidine(34) synthetase TilS: MTFPAFTATLDRRLRPAATAPLAVGFSGGGDSLALLILTLDWARAHGRAVLALTVDHQLNPASAGWTADAVAKARALGADARALAWTGPKPASGLSAAARAARHALLADAAREAGARVLLLGHTKGDLAEAALMRAEGSTVSDPRAWSPSPVWPEGRGVFVLRPLLAVGRGEIRDWLAARGETWLDDPANEDPRSARARARVQLSSPEKRSVTGEVAAKPTEGASPSAADAPFVTSPIGASPPPPFHGGGEGWLTLPRTAPAAHVAAACLCAAGTSQPPRGDRLQRLVDRIRSGETFTATLAGARIEAAGEAVSFFREPGEARRSGPPPTDPSDRLPDGGRALPPGQPVVWDGRYELTAAIPGLAVRPLQGLAARLPPAQRQALKALPASARPSLPAVIAPDGAVSCPILAEAKSTRARCLVMARFEAAIGRVDQEPAT; encoded by the coding sequence ATGACCTTCCCCGCCTTCACCGCCACTCTGGACCGTCGCCTGCGCCCCGCCGCGACCGCGCCCCTGGCGGTGGGCTTTTCCGGCGGCGGCGACAGCCTGGCCCTGCTGATCCTGACCCTGGACTGGGCTCGCGCTCACGGCCGCGCGGTGCTGGCTCTGACCGTCGACCACCAGCTGAACCCCGCCAGCGCCGGCTGGACCGCCGACGCGGTCGCCAAGGCCCGCGCGCTGGGCGCCGACGCCCGCGCCCTGGCCTGGACCGGCCCCAAGCCGGCCTCGGGCCTGTCGGCCGCCGCCCGCGCCGCCCGCCACGCCCTGCTGGCCGACGCCGCCCGAGAGGCCGGGGCGCGGGTCCTGCTGCTGGGCCATACCAAGGGCGATCTGGCCGAGGCGGCCCTGATGCGCGCCGAGGGCTCGACCGTGTCGGATCCGCGCGCGTGGTCGCCGTCACCGGTCTGGCCGGAGGGGCGAGGGGTGTTCGTGCTGCGGCCGTTGCTGGCGGTGGGGCGCGGGGAGATCCGGGACTGGCTGGCGGCGCGGGGCGAGACCTGGCTGGACGATCCGGCGAACGAAGATCCGAGGTCGGCGCGGGCTAGGGCGCGTGTCCAGCTCTCCTCCCCCGAGAAGCGTAGCGTAACGGGGGAGGTGGCGGCGAAGCCGACGGAGGGGGCGTCCCCTTCCGCCGCTGACGCCCCCTTCGTCACGTCGCCTATCGGCGCCTCGCCACCTCCCCCGTTTCACGGGGGAGGAGAGGGCTGGCTCACGCTTCCCCGCACCGCCCCCGCCGCCCACGTCGCCGCCGCCTGCCTGTGCGCGGCCGGAACGTCCCAACCGCCGCGCGGCGACCGGCTGCAGCGGCTGGTCGACCGGATCCGGAGCGGCGAGACCTTCACCGCCACCCTGGCCGGGGCGCGGATCGAGGCGGCGGGGGAGGCGGTGTCGTTCTTCCGCGAACCCGGCGAAGCCCGCAGATCAGGTCCTCCCCCCACCGATCCTTCGGATCGCCTTCCCGACGGGGGGAGGGCCTTGCCCCCTGGTCAGCCCGTCGTCTGGGACGGCCGCTACGAACTCACCGCCGCCATCCCCGGCCTCGCCGTCCGCCCCCTGCAAGGCCTGGCCGCCCGCCTGCCGCCGGCCCAGCGCCAGGCCCTGAAGGCCCTTCCGGCCTCGGCCCGCCCCAGCCTTCCGGCCGTCATCGCCCCGGACGGCGCCGTCAGTTGCCCGATCCTTGCAGAGGCGAAATCGACGCGTGCGCGTTGTCTTGTCATGGCTCGTTTCGAGGCGGCGATCGGCCGTGTCGATCAAGAACCCGCGACATGA
- the ftsH gene encoding ATP-dependent zinc metalloprotease FtsH: MNFKTLGIWLAIAVAVLGIYVVSQNGKAGVGNGGEVSYSQLLKNVDSGEVKKANINGDLVKVEPKTGKPYSVTVPINSEDLVKRLEARNAEIVYQKGGNILVGILFQMLPILLLIGVWIFFMRQMQGGTKGAMGFGKSKARLLTENKNRVLFDDVAGVDEAKEELQEVVEFLKDPAKFQRLGGKIPKGALLVGPPGTGKTLIARAVAGEAGVPFFTISGSDFVEMFVGVGASRVRDMFEQAKKNAPCIIFIDEIDAVGRHRGAGLGGGNDEREQTLNQLLVEMDGFEANEGIILIAATNRPDVLDPALLRPGRFDRQVVVPNPDVAGREKIIRVHMKNVPLAADVDVKTLARGTPGFSGADLANLVNEAALTAARKNRRMVTMHDFEYAKDKVMMGAERRSMAMSEDEKKLTAYHEGGHALVALNVAVADPVHKATIVPRGRALGMVMQLPEGDRYSMSYDMMTSRLAIMMAGRVAEELIFGKHKITSGASSDISAATSLARNMVTRWGFSDELGTVAYGDNQDEVFLGHSVARTQNVSPDTMIKIDSEVRRLVKGGEDEARQILTEKLAELHSVAKALLEFETLSGDEIIGVMKGVQPTRIEDESNKMPTGPVASVPVSTGVTA; this comes from the coding sequence ATGAATTTCAAGACCCTGGGCATCTGGTTGGCGATCGCGGTGGCTGTGCTCGGCATCTATGTCGTCAGCCAGAACGGCAAGGCCGGCGTCGGCAATGGCGGCGAGGTCAGCTACTCGCAGCTGCTCAAGAACGTCGACAGCGGCGAGGTCAAGAAGGCCAACATCAACGGCGATCTGGTCAAGGTCGAGCCGAAGACCGGCAAGCCCTACAGCGTCACCGTCCCGATCAATTCCGAAGACCTGGTCAAGCGTCTCGAGGCCCGCAACGCCGAGATCGTCTACCAGAAGGGCGGCAACATCCTGGTGGGCATCCTGTTCCAGATGCTGCCGATCCTGCTGCTGATCGGCGTCTGGATCTTCTTCATGCGCCAGATGCAGGGCGGCACCAAGGGCGCCATGGGCTTCGGAAAGTCCAAGGCCCGGCTGCTGACCGAGAACAAGAACCGCGTGCTGTTCGACGACGTCGCCGGCGTCGACGAGGCCAAGGAAGAGCTGCAAGAAGTGGTCGAGTTCCTGAAGGACCCGGCCAAGTTCCAGCGCCTGGGCGGCAAGATCCCCAAGGGCGCCCTGCTGGTCGGCCCGCCCGGCACCGGCAAGACCCTGATCGCCCGCGCCGTCGCGGGTGAGGCGGGCGTGCCGTTCTTCACCATCTCCGGTTCGGACTTCGTCGAGATGTTCGTCGGCGTCGGCGCCAGCCGCGTGCGCGACATGTTCGAGCAGGCCAAGAAGAACGCCCCCTGCATCATCTTCATCGACGAAATCGACGCCGTCGGTCGCCATCGCGGCGCCGGCCTGGGCGGCGGCAACGACGAGCGCGAGCAGACCCTCAACCAGCTGCTGGTCGAGATGGACGGCTTCGAGGCCAACGAAGGCATCATCCTGATCGCCGCCACCAACCGTCCCGACGTTCTGGACCCGGCCCTGCTGCGTCCGGGCCGCTTCGACCGCCAGGTCGTGGTGCCCAATCCGGACGTCGCGGGCCGCGAGAAGATCATCCGCGTGCACATGAAGAATGTGCCGCTGGCCGCCGATGTCGACGTCAAGACCCTGGCGCGCGGCACCCCCGGCTTCTCGGGCGCGGACCTGGCCAACCTGGTCAACGAAGCGGCCCTGACCGCGGCGCGCAAGAACCGTCGCATGGTCACCATGCACGACTTCGAATACGCCAAGGACAAGGTGATGATGGGCGCCGAGCGTCGCTCGATGGCCATGAGCGAGGACGAGAAGAAGCTGACGGCCTATCACGAGGGCGGCCACGCCCTGGTGGCCCTCAACGTCGCCGTCGCCGACCCGGTCCACAAGGCCACCATCGTGCCGCGCGGCCGCGCTCTGGGCATGGTCATGCAGCTTCCCGAGGGCGATCGCTACTCGATGAGCTACGACATGATGACCTCGCGCCTGGCGATCATGATGGCCGGCCGGGTGGCCGAGGAGCTGATCTTCGGCAAGCACAAGATCACCTCGGGCGCCTCCAGCGACATCAGCGCCGCCACCAGCCTGGCCCGCAACATGGTCACCCGCTGGGGCTTCTCCGACGAGCTGGGCACCGTGGCCTATGGCGACAACCAGGACGAGGTGTTCCTGGGCCATTCGGTGGCGCGCACCCAGAACGTCTCGCCCGACACCATGATCAAGATCGACAGCGAGGTCCGTCGCCTGGTCAAGGGCGGCGAGGACGAGGCCCGCCAGATCCTGACCGAGAAGCTGGCCGAGCTGCACTCGGTGGCCAAGGCCCTGCTGGAGTTCGAAACCCTCAGCGGCGACGAGATCATCGGCGTGATGAAGGGCGTCCAGCCGACCCGGATCGAGGACGAGAGCAACAAGATGCCGACCGGGCCGGTGGCCTCGGTGCCGGTGTCGACGGGCGTCACCGCCTAG
- a CDS encoding YbjN domain-containing protein, which translates to MNKKAIIALAVGAALMGGMARAQDIHKDGMTGPEVAAWLQKGGYKAELTKDDQGDPLINSAAEGQTFKIYFYDCDATKRCKALQFSAGFDMKEGLKLEKANEWNRKNRYLKVYLDDDNDPYVQYDVNVNAGRTLAGLDDDFGVWTGMIGQFTKFIDW; encoded by the coding sequence ATGAACAAGAAGGCGATCATCGCCCTGGCGGTTGGGGCGGCGCTGATGGGCGGAATGGCCCGCGCCCAGGACATCCACAAGGACGGCATGACCGGGCCAGAGGTGGCCGCCTGGCTGCAGAAGGGCGGCTACAAGGCCGAGCTGACCAAGGACGATCAGGGCGACCCGCTGATCAACAGCGCCGCCGAGGGCCAGACCTTCAAGATCTATTTCTACGACTGCGACGCGACCAAGCGCTGCAAGGCGCTGCAGTTCTCGGCCGGCTTCGACATGAAGGAAGGCCTGAAGCTGGAGAAGGCCAACGAGTGGAACCGCAAGAACCGCTATCTGAAGGTCTATCTCGACGACGACAACGACCCCTACGTCCAGTACGACGTCAATGTGAACGCCGGCCGCACGCTCGCGGGCCTGGACGACGACTTCGGCGTCTGGACGGGCATGATCGGGCAGTTCACCAAGTTCATTGATTGGTAG
- the folP gene encoding dihydropteroate synthase: MTTPHPRPRVMGIVNVTPDSFSDGGRFLDPGAALDQARRLIDEGADILDIGGESTRPGAAPVPAAEEIARVVPLIEAIRAGSDVAISIDTMKPAVARAAVAAGATIWNDVAALRFAPDAPEVAAELGCEVVLMHMLGEPGTMQDDPRYDDVVAEVEAFLLARALTAMAAGVEREKVWLDPGIGFGKTPAHNLALLAALPRLVALGYPILLGASRKRFIAALDPLGADAADRLGGSLAAHLHGASAGVAAVRAHDARETVQALTVWGAIGGA; encoded by the coding sequence ATGACCACGCCTCACCCTCGCCCCCGCGTCATGGGGATCGTCAACGTCACGCCCGACAGCTTCTCGGACGGCGGGCGGTTCCTCGATCCCGGCGCGGCCCTGGACCAGGCCCGGCGGCTGATCGACGAGGGCGCCGACATCCTCGACATCGGCGGCGAGAGCACTCGCCCGGGCGCGGCCCCCGTGCCGGCCGCCGAGGAGATCGCCCGCGTCGTCCCCCTGATCGAGGCCATCCGCGCCGGCAGCGACGTGGCGATCTCGATCGACACCATGAAGCCCGCCGTGGCCCGCGCCGCCGTCGCCGCCGGGGCCACGATCTGGAACGACGTCGCGGCCCTGCGCTTCGCTCCCGACGCGCCGGAAGTCGCCGCCGAACTGGGCTGCGAGGTGGTGCTGATGCACATGCTGGGCGAGCCCGGCACGATGCAGGACGACCCGCGCTACGACGACGTGGTCGCAGAAGTCGAGGCCTTCCTGCTGGCCCGCGCCCTCACCGCCATGGCCGCCGGGGTCGAGCGCGAGAAGGTCTGGCTGGATCCGGGCATCGGCTTCGGCAAGACTCCCGCCCACAATCTAGCCCTGCTGGCCGCCCTGCCGCGCCTGGTGGCCCTGGGCTATCCGATCCTGCTGGGCGCCAGCCGCAAGCGCTTCATCGCCGCGCTGGACCCCCTGGGGGCCGACGCCGCCGACCGCCTCGGCGGCTCCCTGGCGGCCCACCTGCACGGCGCGTCCGCCGGCGTGGCGGCGGTCCGGGCCCACGACGCGCGCGAGACGGTTCAGGCGCTGACGGTGTGGGGGGCGATCGGGGGTGCGTAA